The Xenorhabdus poinarii G6 nucleotide sequence TCCACCTGCGGGATGTGCGTTTGCTGCCCGTTGTCGCCGTGCATTCAGTCCTTGTACGCAATTACAACCGACATTAAAACAATATGGTGGACAACTGATCGCCTGTTTTGCCATTGAACAGGATGAAAGTTCATTCACTTAATCTTATTTAACCGGGGTATAACGTATTAGCATGACAGTAAAAACGTGAGATATTCACGCTATTAGGTGATGCCGTTATATCTCGGACACTTTTCTCTTTTTAACCTATCAAAATAAGACGACCGCAAGTGAAATCAAGTATACTCACTTTTATTGTTAGGGTGTACTTGTCCGTCTTTTACTATTATTTATTTGGATTAAGATGAAATTGCGTGTCAAACGTTCTTTAACCATTAAGCAGATGGCCGCAGTGACTGGCGTCACTTTGGTTACCGTTGCTATTTTCATCACTATCCAACTTTTTCACTTATTACAGCAACGTAAAGATGATTACATTCATCAACTGACCCACGCTGCCACACAGATCAAACTCCCTTTGGAAGAAGCGCTGCTGAATGCGGATCTCAATAACGTAAAAACGCTGTTGCTTGGCTTAAAAACCTCAGGCATTCTTGGTCGGGCAGATGTGCTATTGTCTGATAACGTTCGGGTGATGAGTCTGGATTTTGCCACCCATCGTCCGATACCTGAACTGGCAAAGACCGTTTTTGGTATTCCCGTTGAGGTCAAGATTCCCCTCTATATTGAGGGTGTTTCGCCAAAAACAGCCGCGCCACAGGGGCAGTTGATTTTGCAAGTTGATGCCAATCGGGTGTACCGCTTTGTGTTGAATACACTTGCGTTCATGTTGACCACTTATTTATTACTCACACTTATTCTGACCGTGTCGATAAGCTGGTGTATTAATCGCATTATCATCCATCCATTGCGCGATATCACGCGAAAACTAAATGAAGAACAGCCACTGGTATCTCTGCCTTGCCCTAAAACTCATCAGGACGATGAATTGGGATGGCTGGTAAAAGGCTATAATCGTCAGGTGAATAAGCAGAAAACACCATCAAAATGAAACCTTACACGATGAATAACAGTCTAAGCCTTGATGATAATATCTAGGGATGGCTGATTGTCTTAGGTTTTGCAGGATAAAATTAAACAGGTAGGGGTAAGTAAGCATGCTGTGCAACAAAATCGGGTATCTTATGGGTGGTGCGATTCTGGCGACGACTTGTTTGGTACAGGCTGAAACTTTGCAGCCTGATCCGGCCTGGCAACAAGGTAAACTTGACAATGGATTCAGTTGGCAGCTTCTGCAAACACCACAACGACCTAATGACAGAATACAGTTGCGGTTATTGGTAAAAACCGGTTCTTTGGCCGAGAAAAACCGACAACGTGGCTATACTTACCTTATTCCTAAAATTGTTTTGTCCAGCAGTAAGGATTTATCCTCGCAGAAATTGGAAAATTTGTGGCACAACATCATAGAGACTAAAAACCCGTTACCTCCTGCCATTGTGTCATATGATTTCACCCTTTATAGCCTGAGCTTACCGAATAATCGTCCGGATCTGTTACAAGACGCATTAATATGGTTATCCGACATTGCGGGTGGGGCAGTGTTTACACCAGAAACATTGGCGCAGGCGATGAAAGAAGGGGAGCATCCTGTCACAACTTTTCCCGCTGATACCCAAGATCCCGTATGGCGTATGCGACTGCAAGGTTCGACACTTATCGATCATGATCCTGGTATGCCGGTATCAATCCCGGTGGATGTGAAGAAAATCGAAAATTTTTATCGTCAATGGTATACGCCAGATGCGATCACCCTGTATATCGCGGGGCATGTTGATAGTCGATTAGTGTCAGAGCAGATTAACCGGGCATTTTCGTCATTGGCAGGCAGACGGCAGACACCGGTTTCCGTGCCAACATTGTTGCCATTGAAAGCAGATACCATTAGCGTCGTCAGTGATAAAGCCAAACAGGATCGCCTCTCTTTAACCTGGAGTCTGAACTGGCTGCCGATTAACGATTCGCAGACGCTGATTCAGTACTGGCTGAATGACCTGGCGCGTGAGGCACTTTATCGTTATCTGCAATTGGGGCTGCAAGAAAAGCAGAATGACATGCATCTGGGGCTGGATTGTCGGGTACTCTACCAGCGGGCGAATTGCTCATTAAATCTGGATGTGCCGAATGATAAGCTGAAGGATTCTGCGCTTTATTTAGCGTCTGAATTGTCATCATTGCGTGAAAGCGGATTACCGCAGGAACAATTTGATGAACTCTATGCTCAGAATCGTAATCAGCTCCAGCAGCTATTTGCCATGTATGCCCGTACAGATACGGATGTTTTGATTAATCAACGTTTGTTATCGCAACAAAATAACGTGATAGATATCGCCCCTGAACAATTTCAGCGATTGAGACAGGCGTTTTTAGCCTCTCTGACCCCCCAGCTGTTGAATAAAAACTTGCAAGAGATGCTGTCTCAAGAGATCTCTTTTATTCTGGTGCAACCCAAAGGCGAAGCGCCAGTAGATGTGAATGAAATTAAAAACAGCTTTAACCAGATTATGCGACCGGGACCACTGCCAGAGAAGCCGAAAGCGCCTGAAATGGCAAAAGATGGGGAATAGAGATGTAAACTGGCGTGAATATCCGGCTTGCAACTGACAAAGGGAATTCATCATATCCGGATATGAGAGGCAATGAATATATTATACCCTGCATGAAAAACTAGCCATGTCAGGAACGCATTGATATATTTTGTTGCCTGGAAATTAATAATAATAACGGTATAAATGAAATGGACGATAACGCGATTGTTAAACCTCAAACGCCTCATACGATAAATTCCCCCTGGCGAGAGTTTTGGTCTGGCATGTACAATATGATACCCCTTTGTCTCTCTGTCATCCCCTGGGGGATACTTGCTGGTTCAATGGCGATCCAATCGGGTTTAACGGTTGGACAAAGCATCGGTATGTCGGTGATCTTATTTGCTGGTGCCGCTCAATTAGTGACGCTGGGATTATTGTCATCCGGTGCGAGTATTATCAGTATTATTATTTCTATTTTTTTCATTACGTCACAGCATTTTCTTTATGGATTAACATTACGTGAATATGTCGCCAAATTTAAAATTCACCGCCGTATACCAATAGGGTTTTTATTGACGGATGAATTATTTGCACTCAGTTGTGCCAAGAATAAAAAACAACCTTTAACTTCAAGTTACCTCATTGGGGCGGGTCTGTGTTTTTATTTATGTTGGAATCTATTCAGCTTGATAGGCATATTGATGGCGTCAAAAATTCCAAACCTGGCAGACTATCATCTTGATTTTTCTATCATTGCTACTTTTATCACCATCATTGTTCCTATGATCAAAAAAATCAGCGTATTGTGTGGTGTTTGTTTTTCATTAATTTCATCCATGTTATTGTCTTATTTTCATATTGAAGGCGCTATCATTATTTCTGGCATCGGTGGTATGTTTTTTTCAGTATTTATTTCAAGATTAATAAAGGAGCCAGCATGAGTTGGTTTTTGATTTTGATTTTAGGTGGAATTATATTTTTTAATCGTTATGTGTTTTTAGAACCAAAAATGCCAATAAAATTGCCTAAAATAATTCAAGAGTCGTTAAAATATTCTGCACCTTGTTTGCTAATCGCGATTTGTGGCCCAATTATTTTAATGGAACACGGGGAATTAAGATCATTTCCTAATAATGCTTATTTATGGGGTGCATTGCTGACGGCATTGTTTGCTTTTTTTATCCGCAATCTTGTTGCCTGCGTTATAATTAGTTTGATGGCATTTTATCTATTAATTTTTATTCTATAGTATGATATTGAAGATAATGCACGATTGCGATGTGAACCCGCCACCCAAAATAAATTGCAGACGAAAAACCGGTTTATGATCGCCAGCGGTGGTTGATATTTTGTGGGTTACCCGGGATAGCTTTCCGTAGGATTAAAGGGCAGAGGGATCTGCCCTTGATAATGAAGCGCCGGGATTACTTCTTCGCCGCTGCCCTTAACTCCGTCACATTTTTACCCCCAATTCCCCAGTTATCCGTTTCAACTTCATCGATAATGACAAAGGTGGTTGCCGGGTTTTTGCCAAGCACATCCACTAACAATTGAGTTGCACCTTCAATTAGTTGCTTTTTCTGCTCAGCGGTCGCACCTTCACGGGTAATTCTGATGTTCACAAATGGCATAAAAATGACTCCTTTTAGGGTTGTTATATCACAAGTGGGTACAGCCAAAAAAAACCGTTTTATTTATTGATATTTAATCATTTTTCTTCTCTTCTGCGGTTGCAATCCATGCGGCGCAAAACAGCGTCAGGCGGGCGAAGAAATAGAAGAATGCCATTAAGCCAATCACTGAGCCGAAAGCAGCACCAGAAGGAGAGCTGGCAAGGCGTGGCAGCATCATGGTCATCATATATTTGATCGCTTCAAATCCAATGGCGGCGATTAACGTGCCTTTGAATAGCGCTTTTCTTTCAGGGCGATGGCGCGGCAAAATCCACAATATCCATAGGAATAGCAAATAATTGGCTGAAATGGAAATGGTCATGCCAATGGATGTCCATGCCGGGCGTAACCATTCTATCCCTTCCAGCCCGAGGGCATGGACGATGGAAGCCTGGGCAGAGCCGGCAATGGATGTCAGCGAAAGGGTGATAATTAACGCAAAAAGCAGACCAAATAGAGAGAAAAAGTCGCGAATATACTGAGAATAGATTTTCTCTTTATCTTCATGATGGCGTTCCCAAACGTCACGAGATTGGGCGAGTATCGCTTCGCGTAAGTTGCTGACCCAGTTGACACCGGAATAAAGTGCGATAGCTAACCCCGTCAATCCCACGGTTGTTCTTTGACTGACTGCCGTGTCTACGCTGTTTTTCAGTGTGCCGGCGAGAGCGGGATCGCTGATGCTATTGGCGATGCTATTGATTAAGCGGGTAAGCAAATCTGGGTTGGAAGCCAACACAAAACCCGCGATGGCAAAAGAGAGCATCAGAATGGGGATTAAGGATAGAAATGAGAAATAGGTGATAGCAGCCCCAAACTGGCTGCCCATTCGGTCGTTAAAGCGTTGTGCTGCCCTGATGAAGTGGGCGATGACAGGAATACGTGTGAAACGTTTCCCGATCTTGAGTTGTTCTTTTTTTTCATGATCACTTGGCATTACATCTCCCCTAAATCTGGTCATGCCTTTAAAGATAGCACTTAAGATATCCGGCACTGAACGTCGTTTAAAGCAGTACGGTAGCCTTTTTTGGCTACCGTAAGAAGATTATGCGTTGATCATGATAATCAGTCTAATTGGCGACCTTTCACTTCACTGTGCACAGGGGATATCTCGGTATCGTGGTGCTCATTTTTCACAAAAGGCACTTTACCGGAGAAAATATCTTTTTGGGCAGTGACAGCCAGACTTGCCATCGAGTCTGGGACGTTAATGCCTAAATTTTTACCTCTGTCATAGCCTGCCACAGCATGTTGATTAATCTGCTGGGTATTCAGTGAGACAGATCCTTGTGCGCTGTCAATTTTGCTGCCTGCCAGAGACGTTGTGCCAGAAACATCCAGATTCACGCTTTGAGCACCGGTCAATGTTGTTTGCTGACCAACGGTTTCTTGGTCGAGGGTATCGTAATTACCGTTGAATTTACCCTTAAACCCCTTGAAAGCAGCGGACAATTGATCTTTCAAACTAGGGGCTTCACTGCCGGTTTTGGTATTGTTGGCATCTGCCGATGGCGTTATTTTCGCCGGATTATCGCCTTTGACCGTTTTACTGTAACCCAGACCCGCATCCAGCGCTGTATTCAGGCTATGAGTGCTGTCTTTGAGGCTTTCGACATTAAAATGACCGCCAACGTTGCCCGTGACCTGATCGGCAGTCACATTAACGCCTTTGAGTGAGGTGTTTCCTGTACTGGTCAGGGTGACATGACCACCAGAAATATGAGTATTACGGTGAGTGGTTTTATCCAACTGGTTAACACCGAATTTCACTTCACCCCCGATGTTATATTTGCTGTCGATAATTTTGTTATCCGCCTCTGTGGCCGAACCCCCTCCTTCACTTTTACGCGCAGTAGAAGACATGCCGCCTTGCGCTTTAGCGCCAACGTTCCAGCCATTCTCGTTGACAGTCTCTTGCGCAGACGTTAGTTCGATTTTGCCCTGCTGTGCGGTCAAATCCACCTGTTTACCGGACACGTCGGTGCCTTGTAAGGTCAGATGATTGCCAGCATTCAGATTTACACCCTGTTTCCCCGTCAGATGACCGGTTTGAGCGGTGGTGTGCTGTTTCTCATTGGTGTGATAACCCCCACCGAGACTCCCACTGAAATTCTTGCCATCAGGTTTAGTTCCTACGGTCAGGGACATTTCACCATTGTAGCCATTGCTGCTTTGTTCATTGCGGTTGTTGGCTTGCTGGAATTGGATATTGCCACCCGCATTGACGTTGGCTGAACCGTTGCCCGCATTCATTGACGTTCCCTGGTAGCGTGCATCTCTGGTGACCTGGGTATTGATGCCATTTTGGGCATTGATGCTGCCGGTTACGGCGTTGGAATTTTTGTCAGTGGTTTCCTGATAGCGACCATGACCTTGACCACTGACGGTGATATCTGCTCCCGTTGTCGTGTGAACCCGCAGGCTGGCATTACCGGTAGTATCAGACGTGTGCGTGCTTTGGTGGTTGTATGCGGTTTCACTGGTATGACTGCCGGCCGTTAGCGAAACTCCGCCTTTATTCGCTTGATATTGCGTACCTTGATCGTAGACGTCGCCAGTGGTGGTGACGTTGATATCGCCAGCCTTGATGGTCGTCACCACTGCATCGGACTGATGCTTATTGGTGTCATGGCTGTTACCATTCATCGCCAGTTCAATACCTGCATTGGGTAAGCCAGTCTTCGTGATGGATGTATCCAGTTTCTTATCTGCGGCGGCCTTAGCGGTTTTTTCTACCGGGCGGGTCGTTGCGCTGTAATCGGCAGTCCCACTGATCTCACCCCCAACTTGTAATTGATGGGTTGAGCTGGACTCGGTATTGGCTGTTGCCACATTTTTTATATTACCGGCATTGGCCTGATAGGTACCGTGTACTTGATGCTCCGTCCCCTGTTGCTTCAACTCCCCTCCTGCGTGTAACGCAAGGCTGCCATTGACGTCGGTTTTAGCCACGACGGCTGTGGTCTGGTTCTGGGATTGCCCATTGTTGCTGTAGTGACCTTCAACACCGGTGCCAAACTTGTCCATGCCGCCAGTGGCAAACACGCTGTTATTCAGTTTTTCTTGAGAGGTTGAGGTTGACGTGCTGTTTTCGCCGGCCAGCAACGCAATGTTATCCCCGGTAATTGTTGCATCACCCTGAGTGGTGACCAATTTGGAGCCAGTGACGGTGACATTTTTGCTGGCATTGATCCCCAGGTTGCCCCCGGTCAGCTCTGATGGACGCTGTGTGGTACTTTCAACGTTCTGTTTGTCGGTCACATGTTCAAAGCCTACCCCCGCACGATATTGTTTATCTTGCATCTCCTTAGCGTAGTATTTCCAGTCAAGGTTGGTTTTTTCCTGTTGATTCTGGTTTTTCTCACCATAATTCAGGATGTTGATATTGTCTGACGTTTGCAATTGCAGTTCACCGGCACTTTTTACCAGACTGCCGATGACATTA carries:
- a CDS encoding HAMP domain-containing protein: MKLRVKRSLTIKQMAAVTGVTLVTVAIFITIQLFHLLQQRKDDYIHQLTHAATQIKLPLEEALLNADLNNVKTLLLGLKTSGILGRADVLLSDNVRVMSLDFATHRPIPELAKTVFGIPVEVKIPLYIEGVSPKTAAPQGQLILQVDANRVYRFVLNTLAFMLTTYLLLTLILTVSISWCINRIIIHPLRDITRKLNEEQPLVSLPCPKTHQDDELGWLVKGYNRQVNKQKTPSK
- a CDS encoding M16 family metallopeptidase, with the translated sequence MLCNKIGYLMGGAILATTCLVQAETLQPDPAWQQGKLDNGFSWQLLQTPQRPNDRIQLRLLVKTGSLAEKNRQRGYTYLIPKIVLSSSKDLSSQKLENLWHNIIETKNPLPPAIVSYDFTLYSLSLPNNRPDLLQDALIWLSDIAGGAVFTPETLAQAMKEGEHPVTTFPADTQDPVWRMRLQGSTLIDHDPGMPVSIPVDVKKIENFYRQWYTPDAITLYIAGHVDSRLVSEQINRAFSSLAGRRQTPVSVPTLLPLKADTISVVSDKAKQDRLSLTWSLNWLPINDSQTLIQYWLNDLAREALYRYLQLGLQEKQNDMHLGLDCRVLYQRANCSLNLDVPNDKLKDSALYLASELSSLRESGLPQEQFDELYAQNRNQLQQLFAMYARTDTDVLINQRLLSQQNNVIDIAPEQFQRLRQAFLASLTPQLLNKNLQEMLSQEISFILVQPKGEAPVDVNEIKNSFNQIMRPGPLPEKPKAPEMAKDGE
- a CDS encoding AzlC family ABC transporter permease, encoding MDDNAIVKPQTPHTINSPWREFWSGMYNMIPLCLSVIPWGILAGSMAIQSGLTVGQSIGMSVILFAGAAQLVTLGLLSSGASIISIIISIFFITSQHFLYGLTLREYVAKFKIHRRIPIGFLLTDELFALSCAKNKKQPLTSSYLIGAGLCFYLCWNLFSLIGILMASKIPNLADYHLDFSIIATFITIIVPMIKKISVLCGVCFSLISSMLLSYFHIEGAIIISGIGGMFFSVFISRLIKEPA
- a CDS encoding AzlD domain-containing protein gives rise to the protein MSWFLILILGGIIFFNRYVFLEPKMPIKLPKIIQESLKYSAPCLLIAICGPIILMEHGELRSFPNNAYLWGALLTALFAFFIRNLVACVIISLMAFYLLIFIL
- a CDS encoding 2-hydroxymuconate tautomerase family protein: MPFVNIRITREGATAEQKKQLIEGATQLLVDVLGKNPATTFVIIDEVETDNWGIGGKNVTELRAAAKK
- the yhjD gene encoding inner membrane protein YhjD → MPSDHEKKEQLKIGKRFTRIPVIAHFIRAAQRFNDRMGSQFGAAITYFSFLSLIPILMLSFAIAGFVLASNPDLLTRLINSIANSISDPALAGTLKNSVDTAVSQRTTVGLTGLAIALYSGVNWVSNLREAILAQSRDVWERHHEDKEKIYSQYIRDFFSLFGLLFALIITLSLTSIAGSAQASIVHALGLEGIEWLRPAWTSIGMTISISANYLLFLWILWILPRHRPERKALFKGTLIAAIGFEAIKYMMTMMLPRLASSPSGAAFGSVIGLMAFFYFFARLTLFCAAWIATAEEKKND
- a CDS encoding hemagglutinin repeat-containing protein, with protein sequence MKIKGFKLSPTGRLAASMAIILATCSVSFANGITPGGDAEHRPDVIQADTGATVVNIVAPSASGLSHNQYQDFNVDPTGVVLNNALEDGTSQLAGQLSANSNLNGQAASVILNEVISRNPSFLLGKQEIFGIAADYVLANPNGITCNGCGFINTTQASLVVGNPLVEDGKLQGFNTFDNQNSLNIRQNGLSHTDVLNLIAPKIDNHGQVVTVKNLNIITGNNQISADGSVLASQQANPGTLDSYYFGSMQAGRIRLLNTAEGSGVNLQGKMTADDSIDIESHGDVKLEAATLTGGDIALRGNNLFSQGRLHQSLSNTKGSDNRQSTFSGVYIEKKQISESVSRTQLTGKHITLIAKQNNHVMATDIDGDNVELIGANLKLDGQQLHQLDHYTDNQWKMFWQYTFANKNKKAQYEGNTVNARGKVVLTAQEGNAEILGSKIKAGDTLSISAPNKAVKLAGLVEAEESSEKGYKKRHSASLQTGYWNESKTTQSSTGNELSSGGVLGIRAGENADIVGTRLHSGKDLIISAGQQVNITVQSLVDGQSLVKDQTSLGGMLGGSQKDNHDKSETHRISDITSDEHVFLTGLNGVTITGSKVNAQKGAYVEANEGQLTIDNAVSHTYQNVDERKGTIFNITKNTHQKHDKQQQSSGSHLVSEADLKLISNKDINVIGSLVKSAGELQLQTSDNINILNYGEKNQNQQEKTNLDWKYYAKEMQDKQYRAGVGFEHVTDKQNVESTTQRPSELTGGNLGINASKNVTVTGSKLVTTQGDATITGDNIALLAGENSTSTSTSQEKLNNSVFATGGMDKFGTGVEGHYSNNGQSQNQTTAVVAKTDVNGSLALHAGGELKQQGTEHQVHGTYQANAGNIKNVATANTESSSTHQLQVGGEISGTADYSATTRPVEKTAKAAADKKLDTSITKTGLPNAGIELAMNGNSHDTNKHQSDAVVTTIKAGDINVTTTGDVYDQGTQYQANKGGVSLTAGSHTSETAYNHQSTHTSDTTGNASLRVHTTTGADITVSGQGHGRYQETTDKNSNAVTGSINAQNGINTQVTRDARYQGTSMNAGNGSANVNAGGNIQFQQANNRNEQSSNGYNGEMSLTVGTKPDGKNFSGSLGGGYHTNEKQHTTAQTGHLTGKQGVNLNAGNHLTLQGTDVSGKQVDLTAQQGKIELTSAQETVNENGWNVGAKAQGGMSSTARKSEGGGSATEADNKIIDSKYNIGGEVKFGVNQLDKTTHRNTHISGGHVTLTSTGNTSLKGVNVTADQVTGNVGGHFNVESLKDSTHSLNTALDAGLGYSKTVKGDNPAKITPSADANNTKTGSEAPSLKDQLSAAFKGFKGKFNGNYDTLDQETVGQQTTLTGAQSVNLDVSGTTSLAGSKIDSAQGSVSLNTQQINQHAVAGYDRGKNLGINVPDSMASLAVTAQKDIFSGKVPFVKNEHHDTEISPVHSEVKGRQLD